catactggagaaaaaccttaTTACTGTGAAATGTGCGGGAAATCATTCTCTAATAATTCCAACCTCGTTGTTCATATACGTTGTCACACCGGAGAGAAACCATACAGTTGTGAAATATGCGGGAAGTATTTTCTCAAGAACAGTTACTTAGCAATACATCAGAggattcatacgggagagaaacccttCCACTGCGAAATATGTGGGGAAAATTTTAGCCACGATTCTAGTCTTGTCGTTCATAAACgaattcatactggggaaaagccctACCATTGTGAAGTCTGCGGGAAATATTTCGTCTCGAACAGTCGCTTGACCATCCACAAAAAAGTCCATACCGGAGAAAAACGGTCTCACTGTGAAATATGCGGCAAgaatttttctgataatttttgccTTGAAGTTCACATACGTAAtcacacgggagagaaaccatatcattgtgaaataTGCGGCAAATCTTTCGTCAGTAACACTCAGTTGACACGACACAGAAGAACTCATAccggggagaaaccatatcactgtaaaaTTTG
The DNA window shown above is from Octopus sinensis linkage group LG30, ASM634580v1, whole genome shotgun sequence and carries:
- the LOC115226657 gene encoding zinc finger protein 239-like; translated protein: MENINYLDTSNTIIFNNIDTVIQTGGDEEPEQKVFPEYHSDIYKEAFSSEQEVFSHKEIHSKERLYLCEICGKSFVSNSNLIKHKRVHTGEKPYYCEMCGKSFSNNSNLVVHIRCHTGEKPYSCEICGKYFLKNSYLAIHQRIHTGEKPFHCEICGENFSHDSSLVVHKRIHTGEKPYHCEVCGKYFVSNSRLTIHKKVHTGEKRSHCEICGKNFSDNFCLEVHIRNHTGEKPYHCEICGKSFVSNTQLTRHRRTHTGEKPYHCKICGRSFSDNSHLVVHIRRHTGEKPYSCEICEKSFASSSDLTKHNRIHTGEKPYNCEACWKCFASNSDLAKHRKTHFAK